Proteins encoded together in one Streptomyces roseifaciens window:
- a CDS encoding NUDIX domain-containing protein, whose amino-acid sequence MTEQWTGDAARTAAWDAHVELSTRLAFTDYAHYEDYADYAEIPSRLLDAADHLDQVLSRVAEHTLSVCLAELIVRGRKALRTVRELRSAFEGWSGQLEVTPGGDDERAWPEYPALASAQQQAALQLRPLAGLLATYARSGRVHEPGDGWIKLDTEIAHQGTFLTLHRDQVIQPDGNSSTYEHVTIADGARVVAVNPAGHIAIVTDSCYLPGRMPLLPGGGIAPGEDPEDAARRECEEESGWRPRELRLLSVTQPIAGLTAAKIYLYLATDLEEGQLRRDCTEVDMTVEWVPLETALKRVEDGTISDAASALGILLATRILTP is encoded by the coding sequence ATGACCGAACAGTGGACGGGCGACGCTGCTCGCACGGCGGCCTGGGACGCACACGTAGAGCTCTCCACACGACTGGCCTTCACCGACTACGCGCACTACGAGGACTACGCGGACTACGCAGAGATCCCCAGCCGTCTCCTCGACGCCGCCGACCACCTCGACCAGGTGCTGTCGCGCGTTGCCGAGCACACCCTGTCGGTGTGCCTTGCGGAGCTGATCGTCAGGGGCCGCAAAGCCCTCCGGACGGTAAGAGAACTCCGGTCGGCCTTCGAGGGATGGTCCGGCCAGCTGGAGGTGACGCCTGGGGGTGACGACGAGCGGGCATGGCCGGAGTACCCGGCGCTCGCGTCGGCCCAGCAACAGGCAGCCCTCCAACTGCGACCGCTCGCCGGTCTTCTCGCGACCTATGCGCGCTCGGGCCGCGTACACGAGCCCGGCGACGGCTGGATCAAGCTCGACACGGAGATCGCGCACCAGGGAACCTTCCTTACTCTCCACCGCGATCAAGTCATCCAGCCTGACGGCAACTCCAGCACCTACGAGCACGTCACCATCGCTGACGGGGCCCGTGTCGTCGCCGTCAACCCCGCCGGACACATCGCGATCGTCACGGACAGCTGTTACCTCCCAGGCCGCATGCCGCTCCTTCCGGGCGGAGGCATCGCACCGGGCGAGGACCCGGAGGACGCGGCCCGCCGGGAGTGCGAAGAAGAGTCCGGCTGGCGGCCACGCGAGCTCCGGCTCCTGTCCGTGACCCAGCCCATTGCGGGGCTCACCGCGGCCAAGATCTACCTCTACCTCGCCACGGACCTGGAGGAGGGGCAACTGCGGCGTGACTGCACGGAGGTCGACATGACCGTCGAGTGGGTCCCCCTGGAGACAGCCCTCAAGCGAGTGGAGGACGGAACGATCTCCGACGCCGCGAGCGCCCTCGGGATCCTCCTCGCCACCCGGATCCTCACGCCCTGA